One Candidatus Planktophila limnetica DNA segment encodes these proteins:
- the rpmC gene encoding 50S ribosomal protein L29 → MATTNTNEVLRQLSADELSAKLREAKEELFNLRFQAATGQLESHGRLGAVRKEIARIYTIVRERELGIGGAA, encoded by the coding sequence ATGGCTACTACAAATACAAATGAAGTATTACGCCAATTATCAGCAGATGAGTTAAGTGCGAAGTTGCGTGAAGCAAAGGAAGAACTTTTCAACCTTCGTTTCCAAGCAGCGACAGGACAACTCGAAAGCCATGGCCGACTCGGCGCGGTACGCAAAGAGATCGCTCGCATCTACACGATCGTTCGCGAACGTGAACTAGGAATCGGAGGCGCAGCATGA
- the rpsQ gene encoding 30S ribosomal protein S17, with amino-acid sequence MSAVKDDRGSRKTREGIVVSDKMDKTISVEVSDRVKHGLYSKVMSRSSKLKAHDEKNEAGLGDRVLIMETRPISSTKRWRLVQIIEKAK; translated from the coding sequence ATGAGCGCAGTAAAAGACGATCGCGGTTCACGTAAGACTCGCGAAGGAATTGTTGTTAGCGACAAGATGGATAAGACCATCTCTGTTGAAGTTTCAGATCGTGTTAAGCACGGTCTGTATTCAAAAGTTATGAGCCGTTCAAGCAAACTGAAGGCACATGATGAGAAGAATGAAGCTGGTCTCGGTGATCGCGTATTGATCATGGAAACTCGCCCAATTTCTTCAACTAAGCGCTGGCGTTTAGTTCAAATTATCGAGAAAGCTAAGTAG
- the rplN gene encoding 50S ribosomal protein L14: MIQQESRLRVADNTGAKELLCIRVLGGSSRRYAGIGDIIVCSVKDAIPGGQVKKGEVVKAVIVRTVKERRRPDGSYIKFDENAAVILKADGEPRGTRIFGPVARELRDKRFMKIISLAPEVL, encoded by the coding sequence ATGATTCAACAAGAGTCGCGCCTTCGCGTGGCGGATAACACTGGAGCTAAAGAGCTTCTCTGTATTCGCGTACTCGGTGGCTCCTCCCGACGTTATGCCGGTATCGGAGACATCATCGTCTGTTCCGTTAAGGATGCAATTCCTGGCGGACAAGTAAAGAAGGGTGAAGTCGTTAAGGCTGTCATCGTTCGTACAGTTAAGGAACGTCGTCGTCCAGATGGTTCTTACATCAAATTTGATGAGAACGCAGCAGTAATTTTGAAAGCAGATGGCGAACCACGCGGAACTCGTATCTTCGGACCGGTTGCACGTGAACTTCGCGATAAGCGCTTCATGAAAATTATTTCCCTTGCTCCGGAGGTGTTATAA
- the rplX gene encoding 50S ribosomal protein L24, translating to MAKIKKSDSVLVIAGKDKGVTGKVIDVLGDRILVEGVARVKRHTKEQTGERGVKVGGIITVESSIHISNVMVVDADGKASRLGSRKNDDGKNVRISRRTGKDI from the coding sequence ATGGCAAAGATTAAGAAATCTGACTCTGTTTTGGTAATCGCCGGAAAAGATAAGGGCGTTACAGGAAAAGTTATCGATGTACTCGGTGACCGCATCCTCGTTGAAGGTGTTGCTCGCGTAAAGCGTCACACAAAAGAGCAGACTGGTGAGCGCGGCGTAAAAGTTGGCGGAATCATCACTGTTGAATCTTCAATTCACATTTCAAATGTCATGGTTGTTGATGCAGATGGCAAGGCATCACGCCTTGGCTCTCGCAAGAACGATGACGGCAAAAATGTACGCATCTCGCGTCGTACCGGAAAGGACATCTAA
- the rplE gene encoding 50S ribosomal protein L5 yields the protein MSTTLDVRLKSRYRSEIAPALKAQFGFKNPMQIPTLVKIVVNMGVGDAARDSKLIEGAVRDLTIITGQKPQVTKSRKSIAQFKLREGQPIGAHVTIRGDRMWEFADRLLSISLPRIRDFRGLSPKQFDGKGNYTFGLTEQVVFPEIEQDKVDRPRGMDITIVTTAKNDDEGRALLKALGFPFREA from the coding sequence ATGTCGACGACACTTGATGTACGTCTAAAGTCTCGCTATCGCAGTGAAATTGCGCCAGCATTAAAAGCACAATTCGGTTTCAAAAACCCTATGCAGATCCCAACACTCGTAAAGATTGTTGTGAACATGGGTGTTGGTGACGCTGCTCGTGACTCAAAGCTCATCGAAGGCGCAGTACGCGACTTAACAATTATTACTGGCCAAAAGCCACAAGTAACTAAGTCACGTAAATCAATCGCACAATTTAAGTTGCGTGAAGGCCAGCCAATCGGCGCCCACGTAACAATTCGTGGCGATCGTATGTGGGAGTTTGCAGATCGTCTGCTTTCAATCTCTCTTCCACGTATCCGCGACTTCCGTGGTCTTTCACCAAAACAATTTGATGGCAAGGGAAATTACACATTCGGTCTTACCGAACAAGTTGTATTCCCTGAAATCGAACAAGACAAAGTTGATCGTCCGCGCGGTATGGACATCACCATTGTTACTACAGCTAAAAACGATGACGAAGGTCGTGCACTTCTTAAAGCGCTCGGTTTTCCATTCAGGGAGGCATAA
- a CDS encoding type Z 30S ribosomal protein S14, with amino-acid sequence MAKTSLKVKAARKPKFKVRGYTRCQRCGRPHAVYQKFGICRICFREMAHRGELPGITKASW; translated from the coding sequence ATGGCAAAGACATCGCTGAAGGTAAAAGCAGCTCGCAAACCTAAATTTAAGGTGCGCGGCTATACCCGTTGCCAGCGCTGTGGTCGTCCACACGCTGTCTACCAAAAGTTCGGCATCTGCCGTATCTGCTTCCGCGAAATGGCACACCGCGGTGAACTTCCTGGCATCACAAAAGCTAGCTGGTAA
- the rpsH gene encoding 30S ribosomal protein S8, whose amino-acid sequence MTMTDPIADMLARLRNANSAYHDAVSMPSSSVKVRIAAILQEEGFIAGYRVDSNANGVGKTLVLDLKFGTNRERSIAGLRRVSKPGLRVYAKSTALPKVLGGLGVAIISTSSGLLTDKQANKKGVGGEVLAYVW is encoded by the coding sequence ATGACAATGACAGATCCGATCGCAGACATGTTGGCACGTCTGCGCAACGCGAACTCTGCCTACCACGATGCGGTTTCAATGCCGTCATCATCGGTAAAGGTTCGTATCGCAGCAATCCTTCAAGAAGAGGGTTTTATTGCTGGATATCGCGTTGATTCAAATGCAAATGGCGTAGGCAAGACATTAGTTCTTGACCTTAAGTTCGGCACTAACCGCGAACGTTCAATCGCAGGTCTTCGCCGAGTTTCAAAGCCAGGACTTCGCGTATACGCAAAGTCAACTGCACTTCCAAAAGTTCTTGGGGGTCTGGGCGTTGCAATCATCTCAACATCATCAGGTTTGTTAACTGATAAGCAAGCTAACAAGAAGGGCGTAGGCGGAGAAGTTCTCGCTTACGTATGGTAA
- the rplF gene encoding 50S ribosomal protein L6, with protein MSRIGRMPITVPSGVEITISGQNVAVKGPKGSLALNVAEPIRVSQEGSVITVARPNEERITRSLHGLSRTLVANLIEGVTNGYTLSIDIVGVGYRVAEKGKDLEFQLGYSHVINFPAPAGITFKVESPTKLFISGIDKQQVGETAAKIKKLRKADPYKGKGLRLTGEVVRRKQGKTGKK; from the coding sequence ATGTCACGTATTGGACGTATGCCAATTACCGTTCCTAGCGGTGTTGAAATAACAATTTCTGGTCAGAACGTTGCAGTGAAGGGACCTAAAGGTTCACTTGCACTAAACGTTGCTGAGCCAATTCGAGTCTCACAAGAGGGAAGCGTCATCACAGTGGCTCGCCCAAATGAAGAGCGCATTACTCGTTCACTTCACGGTCTATCTCGCACACTCGTTGCTAATTTGATTGAAGGCGTAACCAATGGTTACACACTCTCAATTGACATCGTTGGTGTTGGTTACCGCGTTGCTGAAAAGGGTAAAGATCTTGAGTTCCAACTCGGTTACAGCCACGTAATTAATTTCCCTGCACCAGCAGGAATTACATTCAAGGTTGAATCACCAACAAAGTTGTTTATCTCAGGAATTGATAAGCAGCAGGTTGGCGAAACTGCCGCAAAGATTAAAAAGCTTCGCAAGGCTGATCCTTACAAGGGCAAGGGCTTGCGACTCACAGGCGAAGTTGTTCGCCGTAAGCAAGGAAAGACAGGTAAGAAGTAA
- the rplR gene encoding 50S ribosomal protein L18, whose protein sequence is MAIGVKVRKGSATNARARRHFRVRKKVSGTSARPRLVVSRSARHLFVQIVDDSTAKTLAYASTMEADLRNDKGDKTSKSRQVGVLIAKRGKEAGVSTVVFDRGGNKYHGRIAALADSARENGLEF, encoded by the coding sequence ATGGCTATCGGTGTAAAGGTCCGTAAAGGTTCGGCAACAAATGCTCGCGCCCGTCGTCACTTCCGAGTGCGCAAGAAGGTCTCCGGAACTTCTGCTCGCCCACGTCTAGTTGTGTCTCGCTCTGCTCGTCACTTATTCGTGCAGATCGTTGATGACTCAACTGCAAAAACTCTTGCTTATGCATCAACCATGGAAGCAGATCTTCGCAACGACAAAGGTGATAAGACTTCAAAGTCTCGCCAAGTTGGTGTGTTAATTGCTAAGCGTGGAAAAGAAGCAGGCGTTTCTACCGTTGTCTTTGACCGCGGTGGCAATAAATATCACGGTCGTATCGCAGCTCTTGCAGATAGTGCACGAGAGAATGGATTGGAGTTCTAA
- the rpsE gene encoding 30S ribosomal protein S5, producing MAIDPTSAPSTGGNAPGKGGRERRERRDDRQQEKSPYTERVVFINRVSKVVKGGRRFSFTALVVVGDQNGTVGIGYGKSKEVPQAIAKAVEEAKKSFFVVPRIQGTVPHPVQGETAAGVVLLRPASPGTGVIAGGPVRAVLECAGITDVLTKSLGSNNAINMVHATVAALKMLESPAAIAARRGRPLEDVAPAAIIRASQITVGA from the coding sequence ATGGCTATTGATCCAACCTCAGCACCATCAACTGGTGGTAATGCACCAGGTAAAGGTGGTCGCGAACGTCGTGAACGTCGTGATGATCGTCAACAAGAGAAGAGCCCATACACAGAGCGCGTGGTTTTCATTAACCGCGTATCTAAAGTTGTAAAGGGTGGTCGTCGCTTCTCATTCACAGCACTAGTTGTTGTGGGAGATCAGAACGGAACTGTCGGAATTGGTTATGGAAAATCTAAGGAAGTTCCACAAGCCATTGCTAAGGCAGTAGAAGAAGCAAAGAAATCTTTTTTCGTTGTTCCTCGTATTCAAGGAACAGTTCCTCACCCAGTTCAAGGTGAAACTGCAGCAGGCGTTGTTCTACTTCGCCCAGCTAGCCCAGGTACCGGAGTTATTGCCGGTGGCCCAGTGCGTGCGGTACTTGAATGTGCAGGAATCACTGACGTTCTTACAAAATCACTCGGATCAAATAACGCAATCAACATGGTTCACGCAACCGTTGCTGCGCTAAAGATGCTTGAGTCACCAGCAGCAATTGCTGCCCGTCGTGGTCGTCCGCTCGAAGATGTTGCACCAGCTGCAATTATTCGTGCATCACAGATAACAGTAGGTGCCTAA
- the rpmD gene encoding 50S ribosomal protein L30, with the protein MPRLKVTQVRSKVGNKPELRETLRSLGLKRINDVVVKEDRPEIRGMVYAVRHLIKVEEVE; encoded by the coding sequence ATGCCACGTTTGAAAGTTACTCAAGTACGTTCAAAGGTTGGCAATAAGCCAGAACTTCGCGAAACACTTCGCTCTCTTGGACTTAAGAGAATTAACGATGTTGTTGTCAAAGAAGATCGTCCAGAAATTCGTGGCATGGTTTACGCCGTTCGCCACTTGATCAAGGTTGAGGAGGTTGAATAA
- the rplO gene encoding 50S ribosomal protein L15 produces the protein MTLKLHHLRPAPGAKKAKTRKGRGEASKGKTAGRGGKGTRARNQVRAGFEGGQLPLVMRLPKLRGFKNPARVEYQAVNVSTINALYPKGGDVSVADLIAKGAVRDSLPVKVLGNGEISVKVNVIAHGFSGSAIEKIAAAGGSTKTL, from the coding sequence ATGACACTAAAACTTCATCATCTTCGTCCAGCCCCTGGTGCTAAGAAAGCTAAGACTCGTAAGGGTCGCGGTGAAGCATCAAAGGGTAAGACTGCTGGTCGTGGTGGCAAGGGAACTCGCGCCCGTAACCAGGTTCGTGCAGGTTTCGAAGGTGGACAACTACCTTTGGTAATGCGCTTACCTAAGTTGCGCGGATTTAAAAACCCAGCACGCGTTGAATACCAAGCTGTCAATGTTTCTACAATTAATGCTCTCTATCCAAAGGGTGGAGATGTATCAGTTGCAGATCTCATTGCAAAGGGTGCAGTTCGCGACAGCCTTCCTGTAAAGGTTCTAGGCAATGGCGAAATTTCAGTCAAAGTAAATGTGATCGCACATGGATTCTCTGGTTCAGCAATTGAAAAGATTGCTGCAGCAGGCGGATCTACTAAGACTCTGTAA
- the secY gene encoding preprotein translocase subunit SecY codes for MLSAFGMAFKTPELRKKIFFTLSIMALFRFGSVVPTPGVSYTNVQQCLTQVQSGGLFGLINLFSGGALLQLSVFALGIMPYITSSIIIQLLTVVIPRFEALKAEGQSGTAKLTQYTRYLTIGLAILQSTGLIAVARTPGRLISGCDLAIIPDTSWQRILTMIFVMTAGTSVIMWLGELITDRGVGNGMSILIFTSIAAGFPGNLWSIRLQKGLFAFIFVISVGILIIAAVVFVEQAQRRIPVQYAKRMVGRQSYGGTSTYIPIKVNQAGVIPVIFASSLLYIPSLVVNFTNSQAGWAVWISRNFVTGDHPIYIATYAALIIFFTYFYVAITFNPDEVADNMKKYGGFVPGIRAGRPTSEYLQYVLSRITAPGSLYLALVAVIPIGALILFGATQNFPFGGTAILIVVGVGLDTAKQIESQLQQRSYEGFLR; via the coding sequence ATGCTTTCAGCATTCGGTATGGCCTTTAAGACCCCTGAACTACGAAAGAAGATTTTCTTCACTCTTTCAATCATGGCTCTATTTCGTTTTGGTTCTGTTGTTCCAACCCCAGGTGTTTCATACACAAACGTTCAACAGTGCCTTACTCAGGTTCAATCTGGTGGGCTCTTTGGGTTGATTAACCTTTTCAGCGGTGGAGCGCTCTTGCAGTTATCTGTATTCGCACTCGGCATCATGCCTTACATCACCAGCTCAATTATTATTCAACTCTTAACAGTTGTTATCCCTCGCTTTGAAGCACTTAAGGCTGAAGGACAATCTGGAACAGCAAAACTTACTCAGTACACACGTTATTTAACTATCGGTCTTGCGATTTTGCAGTCAACTGGCTTGATTGCAGTTGCACGCACACCTGGTCGTTTAATCTCTGGTTGCGATCTAGCAATCATTCCTGATACTTCATGGCAGCGAATTCTGACAATGATCTTTGTTATGACAGCTGGAACATCAGTAATCATGTGGCTTGGAGAATTAATCACAGATCGTGGTGTTGGTAACGGTATGTCCATCCTTATCTTCACATCTATTGCAGCTGGTTTCCCTGGAAACTTGTGGAGCATCAGATTACAAAAGGGTCTATTTGCTTTCATCTTCGTAATTTCAGTGGGAATTTTGATTATTGCAGCCGTTGTTTTCGTGGAGCAAGCACAGCGACGTATTCCAGTTCAATACGCAAAGCGCATGGTTGGACGTCAAAGCTACGGTGGAACAAGTACGTATATTCCAATTAAGGTAAACCAAGCTGGCGTTATTCCAGTGATCTTTGCATCTTCACTTCTTTATATTCCATCGCTGGTCGTGAACTTCACCAATAGCCAGGCTGGTTGGGCTGTATGGATTAGCCGTAACTTTGTTACTGGCGATCATCCAATTTATATTGCAACCTATGCCGCGCTTATTATTTTCTTCACATACTTCTATGTGGCAATCACATTTAATCCAGATGAGGTTGCAGATAATATGAAGAAGTACGGTGGTTTCGTTCCTGGAATCCGTGCAGGCCGTCCAACATCTGAATATTTACAATATGTTCTTTCACGTATTACTGCCCCAGGTTCACTTTACTTAGCACTTGTTGCAGTAATTCCAATCGGTGCTCTTATTCTCTTTGGTGCAACACAGAACTTCCCATTCGGAGGTACTGCGATCTTGATCGTGGTCGGTGTTGGTTTAGATACTGCAAAGCAGATTGAAAGCCAGTTGCAGCAACGTTCATATGAGGGGTTCTTGCGCTAA
- a CDS encoding adenylate kinase, translated as MRLVLVGPPGAGKGTQAQFLSKHYLIPHISTGDIFRANLKAGTPLGVEAQKFMDAGELVPDSVTNEMVKDRLTHADTANGFLLDGFPRNVAQAQVLSIILTEKKTPLDAVLELKIDDSEIVARLNNRRSVESRADDAEEVIVHRLNVYHEQTAPIIDYYRTEGSLITISATGAVDEITTRAITALGNK; from the coding sequence ATGCGTTTAGTCCTGGTTGGACCACCAGGTGCGGGTAAAGGTACGCAGGCACAATTCCTCTCCAAGCACTACTTAATTCCACATATTTCAACGGGCGATATTTTTCGTGCCAATTTAAAAGCTGGCACACCACTGGGCGTAGAAGCGCAAAAATTTATGGATGCTGGCGAATTAGTTCCAGATTCAGTAACAAATGAAATGGTTAAAGATCGCCTGACACATGCCGACACAGCAAATGGGTTTTTACTAGATGGTTTTCCAAGAAATGTGGCACAAGCACAAGTACTTTCAATTATTTTGACGGAAAAGAAGACACCGCTAGATGCTGTCCTTGAACTTAAAATCGATGATTCAGAGATTGTTGCGCGTTTGAATAATCGCAGAAGTGTTGAATCTCGAGCCGATGATGCCGAGGAAGTAATTGTTCATCGCCTGAATGTCTATCACGAGCAGACAGCGCCGATTATTGATTATTACCGCACCGAAGGATCACTGATCACAATTAGTGCAACGGGCGCAGTTGATGAAATTACAACACGCGCCATCACTGCTCTCGGCAACAAATAA
- the map gene encoding type I methionyl aminopeptidase, with the protein MAIQIKSLDELKIMRQAGLLVAHTLDLMRESIKVGMRTDAIDAIAAANIKRGGATSNFKGYHGYPATICISLNEEIVHGIPGDRIIEDGDVVSIDCGAIINGWHGDAAFSVIVGKANPEDQKMLDVCEESMWRGIAAGKSGARLSDIGYAIEQYINSQGRYGILQEYGGHGIGTEMHQEPHVLNFGKAGNGPEITPGFALAIEPMITRGSAKTRVLADEWTVVSQDNSRGAHFENSYAIAPDGKPFVLTAIDGGRAKLASLGVEISSLLS; encoded by the coding sequence ATGGCAATTCAAATTAAAAGCCTTGATGAGTTAAAAATCATGCGACAAGCAGGGTTATTAGTCGCACACACTCTAGATTTGATGCGCGAGTCAATAAAAGTTGGAATGCGCACCGATGCCATTGATGCGATAGCAGCTGCAAATATTAAGCGAGGCGGCGCAACATCTAATTTCAAGGGCTATCACGGCTATCCCGCAACAATTTGTATTTCACTCAATGAAGAAATTGTTCACGGCATTCCGGGGGATCGAATAATTGAAGATGGCGACGTTGTTTCAATAGATTGCGGAGCAATAATTAATGGCTGGCATGGAGATGCGGCTTTTTCAGTAATTGTTGGAAAGGCAAATCCAGAAGATCAAAAGATGCTCGATGTCTGCGAAGAGTCAATGTGGCGTGGTATTGCAGCGGGAAAATCTGGCGCACGATTAAGTGATATTGGTTATGCAATTGAGCAATATATTAATTCGCAAGGGCGTTACGGAATTTTGCAAGAGTACGGTGGCCACGGAATTGGCACAGAGATGCATCAAGAGCCGCATGTTCTAAACTTTGGCAAGGCCGGCAACGGACCAGAGATAACTCCAGGATTTGCACTGGCCATCGAGCCGATGATTACTCGTGGAAGTGCGAAGACTCGGGTACTCGCAGATGAGTGGACAGTTGTTTCACAAGATAATTCACGTGGTGCACACTTTGAAAACTCTTATGCAATTGCACCTGATGGAAAACCTTTTGTTCTTACCGCCATCGATGGGGGCCGGGCTAAGTTAGCCAGCCTTGGCGTTGAGATCAGCTCACTACTTTCCTAG
- the infA gene encoding translation initiation factor IF-1, which yields MASKDGAIEIEGTVAEALPNAMFRVELTNGHKILGHISGKMRKNYIRILPGDRVIVELSPYDLTRGRIVFRHK from the coding sequence TTGGCAAGTAAAGATGGTGCAATCGAAATCGAAGGCACTGTTGCCGAAGCACTACCTAACGCGATGTTTCGCGTGGAGCTTACGAATGGGCACAAAATTCTTGGGCACATCAGCGGAAAAATGCGAAAGAACTACATTCGTATTTTGCCCGGTGACCGTGTCATCGTTGAATTAAGTCCATATGACCTCACCCGAGGTCGAATTGTCTTCCGTCACAAGTAA
- the rpmJ gene encoding 50S ribosomal protein L36 has product MKVQPSVKKICDKCKVIRRKGRVMVICENLRHKQRQG; this is encoded by the coding sequence ATGAAGGTACAACCAAGCGTTAAGAAGATTTGCGATAAGTGCAAAGTCATTCGACGCAAAGGTCGTGTCATGGTTATCTGCGAAAACTTGCGACACAAACAACGTCAGGGATAA
- the rpsM gene encoding 30S ribosomal protein S13 has product MARLVGVDLPREKRVEVALTYIFGMGLTRSQKTLAATGISPDTRVKDLQEPELAKLREYIEANFKIEGDLRREISGDIRRKVEIQSYQGIRHRKGLPVRGQRTHTNARTRKGPRKAIAGKKKVTK; this is encoded by the coding sequence ATGGCACGTCTTGTTGGTGTCGATCTTCCCCGCGAAAAGCGCGTAGAGGTCGCACTTACCTATATCTTCGGAATGGGTTTAACCCGTTCTCAAAAAACACTAGCCGCAACTGGCATTAGTCCAGATACTCGCGTTAAGGATCTCCAAGAGCCTGAGCTTGCAAAGCTACGCGAATACATTGAGGCAAACTTCAAGATTGAAGGCGATCTTCGCCGTGAAATCTCCGGTGACATCCGTCGCAAAGTTGAAATTCAAAGCTACCAAGGCATTCGTCACCGTAAGGGACTTCCTGTTCGTGGTCAGCGCACACATACAAATGCACGTACTCGCAAGGGTCCACGTAAAGCAATTGCAGGTAAGAAGAAGGTGACTAAGTAA
- the rpsK gene encoding 30S ribosomal protein S11 has product MAAPKAKTAAPVKGKVKTRKKEKKNVAVGNAYIKSTFNNTIISITDTTGAVISWASSGQVGFKGSRKSTPFAAQLAAESAARRAQEHGLKKVDVFVKGPGSGRETAIRSLQAAGLEVGAISDVTPAPHNGCRPTKPRRV; this is encoded by the coding sequence ATGGCCGCTCCTAAAGCAAAGACTGCTGCTCCAGTAAAGGGCAAAGTCAAAACGCGTAAGAAAGAAAAGAAGAATGTTGCTGTTGGAAATGCTTACATTAAGAGCACTTTCAATAACACAATCATCTCTATTACTGACACAACAGGCGCTGTTATCTCTTGGGCTTCATCTGGCCAAGTTGGTTTCAAGGGTTCACGTAAGTCCACTCCTTTCGCCGCGCAGCTAGCAGCAGAATCAGCAGCTCGTCGCGCACAAGAGCACGGACTTAAGAAAGTTGATGTTTTCGTTAAGGGTCCTGGTTCAGGACGCGAAACTGCAATCCGTTCATTGCAAGCAGCTGGTTTGGAAGTTGGTGCCATCTCTGATGTAACACCTGCTCCACACAATGGCTGCCGCCCAACCAAACCACGTAGAGTTTAA
- the rpsD gene encoding 30S ribosomal protein S4, with protein MARYTGADCKRCRREKVKLFLKGSKCDGPKCPIESRPYPPGQHGRGRAKESEYLLQMREKQKCARIYGVLEKQFRGYYEEANRKQGKTGENLLVFLETRLDNVVFRAGFAKSRDMARQLVRHGHFVVNGKKVNIPSYRVSAMDIIDVLPKSLDLTPFIVASAELGEKSVPAWMEVVGSQMRIIIHSVPARAVIDTQIQEQLIVELYSK; from the coding sequence ATGGCTCGTTATACCGGAGCAGACTGCAAGCGTTGCCGTCGCGAAAAAGTAAAACTATTCCTTAAGGGATCTAAGTGCGATGGACCAAAGTGTCCGATCGAATCACGCCCATATCCACCAGGACAACATGGTCGTGGCCGTGCCAAGGAATCTGAGTACCTATTACAGATGCGCGAAAAGCAAAAGTGCGCACGTATTTACGGTGTTCTCGAAAAGCAATTCCGTGGATATTACGAAGAAGCAAACCGCAAGCAGGGCAAGACTGGTGAAAACCTTCTTGTGTTTCTTGAAACTCGTCTAGATAACGTCGTCTTCCGCGCTGGCTTTGCAAAGAGCCGCGACATGGCACGCCAACTAGTTCGTCACGGACACTTCGTTGTTAATGGCAAGAAGGTAAACATTCCTTCATATCGCGTATCTGCGATGGACATCATCGATGTTCTTCCAAAGTCACTCGATCTCACACCATTTATTGTGGCAAGTGCTGAACTTGGTGAGAAATCTGTTCCTGCATGGATGGAGGTTGTTGGTTCGCAAATGCGCATCATCATTCACTCAGTTCCTGCTCGCGCAGTTATCGACACCCAAATTCAGGAGCAGTTGATCGTTGAACTTTATTCCAAGTAA
- a CDS encoding DNA-directed RNA polymerase subunit alpha, which yields MLIAQRPTLSEEVVSENRSRFIIEPLEPGFGYTLGNSMRRTLLSSIPGAAVTSIRVAGALHEFTTLEGIKEDLTDIVLNIKNLVLSSDNDEPSVLYIRKSGAGSVTGADIAVPTGVAVHNPELHLATLNGKANLEIELTVERGRGYVTAVQNKQAGAEIGRIPVDSIYSPVLKVTYKVEATRVEQRTDFDRLVVDVETKPSMKPRDAVASAGKTLVELFGLARELNVDAEGIEMGPSVMDAALAADLALPIEDLDLTVRSYNCLKREGIHTVGELVNRSEADLLDIRNFGSKSIDEVKAKLVSMGMSLKDSPAGFDPTKHQNYNAAVDDDFVDADQA from the coding sequence GTGCTAATTGCACAACGTCCCACCCTCAGTGAAGAAGTAGTATCCGAAAATCGTTCACGATTCATTATTGAACCGCTTGAACCAGGTTTTGGTTACACACTCGGCAACAGCATGCGCCGTACATTGCTTTCATCTATTCCAGGTGCAGCAGTGACAAGCATTCGAGTCGCTGGAGCACTCCATGAGTTCACCACTCTTGAAGGAATTAAAGAAGATCTCACAGATATCGTTTTGAATATCAAGAACTTGGTTCTTTCATCAGATAACGATGAGCCAAGCGTTCTATATATTCGCAAATCAGGTGCTGGAAGCGTTACTGGAGCAGATATTGCAGTGCCAACAGGCGTTGCAGTTCACAATCCAGAGCTTCACCTTGCAACTCTTAATGGAAAAGCAAACCTTGAAATCGAACTCACAGTAGAGCGCGGTCGTGGTTATGTAACTGCTGTTCAGAATAAGCAAGCAGGAGCAGAAATTGGTCGCATTCCTGTTGACTCAATTTATTCTCCAGTTCTTAAGGTCACATACAAAGTTGAAGCAACTCGCGTTGAACAGCGCACAGACTTCGATCGTCTAGTCGTTGATGTTGAAACAAAGCCATCAATGAAGCCACGTGATGCTGTTGCATCAGCTGGAAAGACACTTGTAGAACTCTTCGGTCTTGCTCGTGAACTAAATGTTGACGCAGAAGGAATCGAAATGGGACCTTCCGTGATGGATGCAGCACTTGCTGCAGATCTTGCTCTTCCAATTGAAGATCTCGATCTCACAGTTCGTTCATACAATTGCTTAAAGCGTGAAGGTATTCACACTGTCGGTGAACTTGTTAACCGTTCAGAAGCTGACCTTCTAGATATCCGCAACTTTGGTTCAAAGTCCATCGATGAGGTCAAGGCAAAGCTTGTCTCAATGGGAATGTCTCTTAAGGACAGCCCAGCTGGATTTGATCCAACGAAGCACCAAAACTACAACGCAGCAGTTGACGATGATTTCGTCGATGCAGATCAGGCCTAG